CCGCACCCTGCACAGGCTGCGCTATCCCTTCATGACCTCCAGGAAGCGCTCCAGTTTCCCCTTTTCCTTCAGGACACGAGCCCCCATCTCCTGCCCGTCGGTGCAGACAGCGGGGGGATTTTCCCTCCGCACGAGGGCGATGGCCTCCGCGGGGCAGCCCGTGACGCAGAGGCCGCAGCCGATGCAGGCCTCCGCGGAAACGACCGCCATGTCGTCCTCCATGACGGCGGCCCCCACGGGGCACCGCTCGTCGGCGCAGATCCTGCAGCCCGTGCAGGCATCCGCGTCCACCCGGGCGAGGAAGCCGCTTGTCGAAAAGGCGTTGGGCAGGGAGAGCTGGGTCTTGCAGGTGAGGATCGTGCAGCAGCAGCGGCAGCAGTTGCACAGGAAGGTCGGCCGGTCGGCGCTGTTGTTGCTGACGTGAACGAGGCCCGCTTTTTCGGCCTCACCCAGGACCCGGAGGGCCTCGACCCGGCCGATCTCCCGGGCGTATCCCCGCTGGACGAGAAACCGGGCGGGGGCATCGAAGAAGAGACACGTCTCCGTCGGCGAATCACAGGCACCCACGGCGATGCGACAGGCGCACCGGCCGAGCCCGATGAATCCCGCTTCTCCGATCAGCTTCGCCACCTCCTCGTAGGGCTGGACGCGTCCCGCCGCCTCCAGGGACTCGCCGACGGGAATCACCCGGGCGACGGGGGTCGGATTCCCGGAAAAGGAGGCCCCCAGGCCCTCCCGGTGGTATTCATCCCAGAGTTTCGCCAGTTCCTCGTGCTCCGGACGTGTCCTCCCCTTCATGAAAGGAAACTCGAAGAGGCCCGGGATCGTCGGCAGGAGCCCGTAGGATCGTTTCCCGTCCTTCTCCCGGCAGAAGACGACGGCCCGGTCCGCCATGGCCTCGAGCATCCGCTCCGCTTCGGCGGGATCCAGCCCGGCCTTCGCGGCGATCGCCGGAACCGGCCGGGGCGAGAAGCTCATGGTGGCGGCCAGCGCGGCATCCCCGGGCGTGAAGAGGATCCGGAGGATCCGGTCGA
This genomic window from Syntrophaceae bacterium contains:
- a CDS encoding 4Fe-4S binding protein, translating into MDAYEKLRTVLDAHPTGAPPSPAIDRILRILFTPGDAALAATMSFSPRPVPAIAAKAGLDPAEAERMLEAMADRAVVFCREKDGKRSYGLLPTIPGLFEFPFMKGRTRPEHEELAKLWDEYHREGLGASFSGNPTPVARVIPVGESLEAAGRVQPYEEVAKLIGEAGFIGLGRCACRIAVGACDSPTETCLFFDAPARFLVQRGYAREIGRVEALRVLGEAEKAGLVHVSNNSADRPTFLCNCCRCCCTILTCKTQLSLPNAFSTSGFLARVDADACTGCRICADERCPVGAAVMEDDMAVVSAEACIGCGLCVTGCPAEAIALVRRENPPAVCTDGQEMGARVLKEKGKLERFLEVMKG